A window of Ranitomeya variabilis isolate aRanVar5 chromosome 2, aRanVar5.hap1, whole genome shotgun sequence contains these coding sequences:
- the LOC143803821 gene encoding vomeronasal type-2 receptor 26-like, translated as DNENCRKCPDHEWSNENKTQCVPKLVEFLSYSDHGIPVIALSGSILLLTVTAVILGIFIRYQHTPIVRANNKNLSFILLVSIMLSFLCVFLFLGRPVDSTCMLRQICTGLLLSISISSLLAKTIIVYIAFKATKPGSVWRAWTGVKLPNCVLLICTSIQVVICMSWVILCPPFSELDTHSYTEKIIVQCNEGSDLWFYSVLGYMGILAAVSFITAFLARTLPDSFNEAKYITFSMLVFCSVWIAMIPAYLSTRGKYTVAVEIFAILTSNAGLLGCIFFPKCYIIFCRPEQNTKSYIMSRTA; from the coding sequence GACAATGAAAACTGCAGGAAATGTCCTGATCATGAGTGGTCCAATGAGAACAAGACCCAATGTGTCCCCAAACTGGTAGAATTTCTCTCTTACTCTGATCATGGGATACCAGTAATTGCTCTATCAGGATCCATTTTGCTTCTCACAGTGACGGCAGTAATATTGGGGATTTTTATTAGATATCAACACACCCCAATAGTGAGAGCAAATAACAAGAACCtgagctttattcttctggtctccATCATGCTCAGCTTCCTCTGTGTCTTCTTGTTCCTGGGTCGTCCTGTTGATAGTACCTGCATGTTACGTCAGATCTGTACTGGACTACTACTCTCAATATCCATCTCTTCATTGTTGGCAAAGACCATAATAGTTTACATCGCTTTTAAAGCCACCAAGCCCGGAAGTGTGTGGAGAGCATGGACTGGAGTAAAACTCCCGAATTGCGTGCTCCTGATCTGCACCTCCATCCAGGTGGTGATCTGTATGAGTTGGGTGATCCTCTGTCCCCCCTTCTCGGAGCTGGACACACACTCTTATACTGAGAAGATCATAGTTCAGTGTAATGAAGGCTCCGATCTTTGGTTCTACTCTGTCCTGGGATATATGGGGATTCTGGCTGCTGTTAGTTTTATTACAGCTTTCTTGGCCAGGACATTACCGGACAGTTTTAATGAGGCCAAGTACATCACCTTCAGCATGCTGGTGTTCTGCAGTGTCTGGATAGCCATGATCCCAGCTTATCTCAGCACTAGAGGCAAATACACGGTGGCGGTGGAGATATTTGCCATCCTGACCTCTAACGCTGGACTTTTAGGCTGTATATTTTTCCCTAAATGTTACATAATTTTCTGCAGACCTGAGCAAAATACGAAGTCCTATATAATGAGCCGGACCGCGTGA